One genomic window of Caldivirga maquilingensis IC-167 includes the following:
- a CDS encoding ABC transporter substrate-binding protein — protein sequence MAIKYTWFKWILVVATVLVVSLVVGQVNFGRTAVNPILNAQQYNITPYNTIYVFTISSPPLTSMSLYNPNIFHGGIAWYGVVQSHVAAINYTTGEEIPILAKNWTLQVLPNGTLAIYVTLRQSGMSNGQPVTCWDLLANNIANGLIHNMWGNVSIVNNYTCIFKMPQGYYAPPTSPAAEAYDVFWALNWGGVALVWTFNAWYPLMEATLANYSWLWLFNFGNATQQAQARKVLTPLINELFTAKLPPNTPTTGPFYVCDITPEYILLCKNPYWYDAKDIKVDYIVEWQYSSMTQVYAALASGKISIWRTGGSSISSTLLSQILRNPYIEMNIYPGFGGDALYFNFLNPWLAMPQVRQAIYYAVNWTQLAQAAYGPQFILPSPTPQVGIMNDMYPSLVQQVIGYWASQGSPLINYTYNPSMATQLLESAGFTEKNGVWYTPNGSEFTLTLYISSGASPPQLALANSIANALTSFGIPTTVTVYPSSEFSTIVQQGKYDLIFLYYDGAPEPGFPSFFPEGPIPAAYFQGYPFNATHWNMVVTLPNGTQVTPLQACTDYLLSPARIFSCYAISMWAWNHYTPFIQIDRNTWIFFLNTQYINWPLNDTSIWENLLTIETEAWTALLMHVSFKSPSVATTTTSPVTTTTPSTVTKVVTPSYIIYAVVAVVVVVIVAAVVAIILVRRR from the coding sequence ATGGCTATAAAATACACCTGGTTCAAGTGGATCCTAGTAGTCGCTACAGTTCTAGTAGTGAGTTTAGTGGTGGGTCAGGTTAATTTTGGGCGTACCGCAGTAAACCCAATACTTAATGCCCAACAGTATAATATTACACCCTACAATACAATATATGTATTCACCATAAGTAGCCCACCCTTAACCAGTATGTCGCTTTATAACCCGAACATATTCCATGGTGGTATTGCATGGTATGGTGTTGTTCAATCACATGTAGCGGCGATAAATTACACCACTGGTGAAGAGATTCCAATACTGGCTAAGAACTGGACCCTTCAAGTGCTTCCAAATGGTACACTGGCTATTTACGTAACCTTAAGGCAAAGTGGGATGAGTAATGGGCAACCAGTCACGTGTTGGGATCTATTGGCTAATAATATTGCTAATGGTTTAATACACAACATGTGGGGTAACGTCAGCATTGTGAATAACTACACATGCATATTCAAGATGCCTCAAGGCTACTATGCACCACCCACTAGCCCAGCTGCTGAGGCTTATGACGTATTCTGGGCGCTTAACTGGGGTGGGGTGGCATTGGTCTGGACATTTAATGCATGGTACCCATTAATGGAGGCAACATTGGCTAACTATAGTTGGCTCTGGCTCTTCAACTTTGGTAACGCCACCCAGCAGGCTCAGGCTAGAAAAGTATTAACGCCATTAATTAATGAGTTATTCACTGCAAAATTACCACCTAACACACCTACAACAGGCCCATTCTATGTTTGCGATATTACACCTGAGTACATTCTCCTTTGTAAGAATCCGTATTGGTATGATGCTAAGGATATTAAGGTTGATTACATTGTTGAATGGCAGTACTCATCAATGACCCAGGTTTACGCAGCATTGGCTTCCGGTAAGATCAGTATCTGGCGGACCGGGGGCTCGTCAATTTCATCCACGTTGCTTAGTCAAATACTTAGGAATCCATACATAGAGATGAATATTTACCCAGGCTTCGGTGGTGATGCCTTGTATTTCAATTTCCTTAATCCTTGGTTGGCTATGCCTCAGGTTAGGCAGGCTATTTACTATGCTGTTAATTGGACTCAATTAGCCCAAGCAGCATACGGGCCTCAATTCATATTACCTTCACCAACTCCTCAAGTAGGTATAATGAATGATATGTATCCAAGCTTAGTGCAGCAGGTTATAGGCTATTGGGCTAGTCAAGGATCACCATTAATAAACTACACTTATAATCCATCCATGGCTACTCAATTGCTTGAGAGTGCTGGTTTCACTGAGAAGAATGGTGTATGGTATACACCCAACGGCTCAGAATTCACGTTAACACTATACATTAGTTCAGGAGCATCACCGCCGCAGTTGGCTTTAGCTAATAGTATTGCCAATGCGTTAACAAGCTTCGGAATACCAACAACAGTAACTGTTTACCCAAGCTCAGAGTTCAGTACCATAGTTCAACAAGGTAAGTATGATTTAATATTCTTGTATTATGATGGTGCACCTGAACCTGGTTTTCCATCATTCTTCCCAGAGGGTCCAATACCAGCAGCCTACTTCCAAGGTTACCCATTCAATGCAACGCATTGGAATATGGTTGTTACCCTACCTAATGGTACTCAAGTTACCCCACTTCAAGCATGTACTGATTACTTGCTGAGTCCAGCTAGGATATTCTCATGTTACGCAATATCAATGTGGGCTTGGAACCACTATACACCATTCATACAGATTGATAGGAATACTTGGATATTCTTCCTAAACACCCAGTATATTAACTGGCCGCTTAACGACACGTCAATATGGGAGAACCTACTAACCATAGAAACAGAGGCTTGGACTGCATTACTCATGCACGTATCATTCAAGTCACCTTCAGTCGCAACTACAACTACCTCCCCAGTAACCACAACTACCCCGAGCACTGTAACTAAGGTTGTTACACCGTCATATATTATATATGCTGTAGTGGCTGTAGTTGTAGTGGTTATTGTTGCGGCTGTTGTTGCGATAATACTGGTGAGGAGAAGGTGA